One region of Streptomyces sp. TLI_171 genomic DNA includes:
- a CDS encoding Clp protease N-terminal domain-containing protein, protein MPTTPGSARRTVVDLAKKEAWERKHTQTDTGHLLLAVLAVADEQVAAELAAQGITAEQIRDMVEDRWAAGLTDGKPWRFLVPYGEMPPFSFQAGEAIEQATLASGDDPVRPVAVLSAITSGSTLAATVLRTLRALDAKPGNITR, encoded by the coding sequence ATGCCAACGACTCCTGGTTCAGCCCGCCGCACAGTCGTCGACCTCGCCAAGAAGGAGGCCTGGGAACGCAAGCACACTCAGACCGACACCGGGCACCTCCTGCTCGCCGTACTCGCCGTCGCCGACGAACAGGTCGCAGCAGAGCTCGCCGCACAAGGCATCACTGCCGAGCAGATCCGCGACATGGTCGAGGATCGCTGGGCGGCCGGACTGACCGACGGGAAGCCCTGGAGGTTCCTCGTCCCGTACGGCGAGATGCCGCCCTTCAGCTTCCAAGCCGGCGAGGCGATCGAGCAAGCCACCCTGGCATCCGGAGACGACCCCGTACGCCCGGTGGCCGTGCTCTCCGCCATCACCAGCGGCAGCACTCTCGCCGCAACCGTCCTCCGCACACTTCGCGCCCTGGATGCCAAACCCGGCAACATCACACGCTGA
- a CDS encoding restriction endonuclease, producing the protein MLLAAALAAGIVVVRSRAVTSRREQEAQVAQLRHIGAFLTMGPKDFEHALATLCRRDGCTKVTVVGGADVLATTPTGQRILIQAKRYAPKTLVGSQDVQKVNGTYRDVHRCDLALVVTTSTFTKAAANFCTQVGIRAVDRRALALWAEGVGQPPWS; encoded by the coding sequence GTGCTTCTGGCCGCCGCACTGGCCGCCGGGATTGTGGTGGTCCGCAGCCGGGCGGTGACCTCTCGGCGCGAACAAGAGGCACAAGTCGCCCAGTTACGGCACATCGGGGCGTTCCTGACGATGGGCCCGAAGGACTTCGAGCACGCCCTGGCAACGCTGTGCCGCCGCGACGGCTGCACCAAGGTCACCGTCGTCGGCGGCGCCGACGTCCTGGCCACCACCCCCACCGGACAGCGCATCCTCATCCAGGCCAAGCGCTACGCACCGAAGACCCTGGTCGGCTCCCAGGACGTCCAGAAGGTCAACGGCACCTACCGCGACGTCCACCGCTGCGACCTCGCCCTGGTCGTCACCACCAGCACCTTCACCAAGGCCGCCGCCAACTTCTGCACCCAAGTCGGCATCCGCGCCGTCGACCGGCGCGCACTGGCTCTTTGGGCGGAAGGAGTCGGCCAGCCGCCCTGGAGCTGA
- a CDS encoding DUF6882 domain-containing protein: MFKRAINADGAGQAGERADLSALLLQGEDMIEQVGRAHMSWGLGSADRWDLDQTTGIITWTFPDKTATAPAQILGSFAPRAGSWMWAWANQSLLPDMSRDSRSFCEWAETHGHPELAQPKIDADEQTASTLAALAFRVTGATGYYRGPGGNSSYVIITFGPVTLTKADGSVSTFAIDVS; encoded by the coding sequence ATGTTCAAGAGGGCAATCAATGCGGATGGTGCAGGTCAGGCTGGGGAGCGAGCTGACCTGAGCGCACTCCTGCTGCAGGGTGAAGACATGATCGAGCAGGTGGGTCGGGCTCACATGTCCTGGGGCCTGGGCTCGGCGGACCGCTGGGATCTGGACCAGACGACCGGCATCATCACCTGGACCTTCCCCGACAAGACCGCGACTGCGCCCGCGCAGATCCTGGGAAGCTTCGCTCCGCGGGCCGGCTCATGGATGTGGGCCTGGGCCAACCAGAGCCTCCTCCCCGATATGAGCCGCGACTCCCGCAGCTTCTGCGAGTGGGCGGAAACCCACGGACATCCCGAGTTGGCCCAGCCCAAGATCGACGCCGACGAACAGACTGCTTCGACGCTCGCAGCCCTGGCGTTCCGGGTCACCGGAGCGACCGGGTATTACAGAGGTCCAGGGGGCAACTCCTCCTACGTGATCATCACGTTCGGGCCGGTCACCCTGACGAAGGCGGATGGCAGCGTCTCCACCTTCGCCATCGACGTCAGCTAA
- a CDS encoding transposase: MDDPGFDFSVLSEFRDRMAEDDRADRLLAVMVERLAEAGLVKRRGRQRTDSTHVLAAVRRLDRIELVGETLRAALEELAAADEEWVSVLVTDEWARRYGRPVRYDRLPRETKEREQYALTVGEDGMRLFRALLAVDTPARLRRLPQVEVLRQVWVQQYWLDEHDALRWRGPKQTRDRQSRRHTARRTTSAGAAAEGRPDPATARVPWSSVEIVSPHDPQARFSHKPGKAEWVGYKDHQTETCDDGLPNVIVHVATTPAPEQDIDALEKIHTDLATRGLAPAEHLVDGGYVTPATIHRARTEHGIDLVGPVRLAPTSRAHPGFNKEDFSPNWQDRTLTCPNGATSPPWKPTLSDGQERMSVLFPRATCRACDDRLKCTGNVDGKGRHILLLPQPLQEIQNQVRRDQQTRPWRERYALRAGCEATVSETVRAHGLRHCRYRGKVKTHVQHVLTAAGTNIIRLHQHQPGDSRTSLGTRFTRLCRQTIDRTQTDTR; encoded by the coding sequence TTGGACGATCCGGGCTTCGACTTCTCGGTGCTGAGCGAGTTCCGTGACCGGATGGCCGAGGACGATCGGGCAGACCGGCTTCTGGCGGTGATGGTCGAGCGCCTGGCGGAGGCTGGGCTGGTCAAGCGGCGCGGACGGCAGCGGACCGACTCCACGCACGTCCTGGCTGCGGTGCGGCGCCTGGACCGGATCGAGCTCGTCGGGGAAACCCTGCGCGCTGCCCTGGAGGAGCTGGCCGCCGCCGACGAGGAATGGGTGTCCGTCCTGGTCACGGACGAGTGGGCCCGGCGTTACGGCCGACCGGTGCGTTATGACCGGCTGCCCAGGGAGACCAAGGAGCGCGAACAGTACGCACTCACGGTCGGCGAGGACGGCATGCGGCTGTTCCGCGCTCTTCTCGCCGTTGACACCCCGGCCAGGCTTCGGCGGCTGCCGCAGGTGGAGGTGCTGCGGCAGGTCTGGGTCCAGCAGTACTGGCTCGACGAGCACGACGCTCTGCGATGGCGCGGGCCCAAGCAGACCCGCGACCGACAGAGCCGACGCCATACCGCCCGCCGTACGACCTCCGCGGGGGCGGCCGCCGAGGGCAGACCCGATCCGGCGACGGCACGTGTCCCCTGGTCGTCGGTAGAGATCGTCTCCCCTCACGACCCGCAGGCGCGCTTCAGCCACAAACCCGGCAAGGCCGAGTGGGTCGGCTACAAAGACCACCAGACCGAGACCTGCGACGACGGCCTGCCCAATGTGATCGTCCACGTCGCCACCACACCGGCGCCCGAGCAGGACATCGACGCCCTGGAGAAGATCCACACAGACCTCGCGACGCGAGGCCTCGCCCCGGCCGAACACCTTGTCGACGGCGGATACGTCACCCCGGCCACCATCCACCGAGCCAGGACCGAACACGGCATCGACCTGGTCGGCCCGGTCCGCCTCGCCCCGACCTCCCGCGCCCACCCCGGGTTCAACAAGGAAGACTTCAGCCCCAACTGGCAAGACAGAACTCTGACTTGCCCGAACGGCGCGACCAGCCCTCCATGGAAACCGACACTCTCCGACGGCCAGGAGCGCATGTCGGTGCTCTTCCCCCGCGCCACCTGCCGGGCCTGCGACGACCGCCTCAAATGCACCGGCAACGTCGACGGCAAGGGCCGGCACATCCTCCTTCTGCCCCAGCCCCTACAGGAGATCCAGAACCAGGTGCGACGCGACCAGCAGACCAGACCGTGGCGCGAGCGATACGCCCTCAGGGCCGGCTGCGAGGCCACCGTCTCCGAGACCGTGCGCGCCCACGGCCTCCGTCACTGCCGCTACCGAGGCAAAGTGAAAACCCACGTCCAGCATGTCCTCACCGCGGCCGGAACCAACATCATCCGCCTCCACCAGCACCAGCCAGGCGACAGCCGAACCAGCCTCGGAACCCGCTTCACGCGCCTCTGCCGCCAGACGATCGACCGGACTCAAACCGACACTCGCTGA
- a CDS encoding transposase, with the protein MGYWSGREIPALTVRMARASNPRGTAAMWVRDHLEGLFTDSDFEEWYPAGGRRGLSPARLALVSVLQYAENLTDRQAAEAVRCRLDWKLLPGAGVGRSGLRLLGAERVP; encoded by the coding sequence ATGGGGTACTGGTCCGGGCGGGAGATCCCGGCGTTGACCGTGCGGATGGCTCGGGCGAGCAATCCGCGGGGCACGGCGGCGATGTGGGTGCGGGATCACCTGGAGGGTCTGTTCACGGACAGCGACTTCGAGGAGTGGTATCCCGCTGGCGGGCGTCGTGGTCTGTCGCCGGCTCGTCTGGCGCTGGTGTCGGTGCTGCAGTACGCGGAGAATCTCACCGACCGGCAGGCCGCCGAGGCCGTCCGGTGCCGATTGGACTGGAAATTACTGCCTGGGGCTGGAGTTGGACGATCCGGGCTTCGACTTCTCGGTGCTGAGCGAGTTCCGTGA
- a CDS encoding DUF6086 family protein, with the protein MSQYYDIGDETLWNPSNGASRLFLGQVSLYQAELGLPSGIGPMQADECQIDPVVFEEFVDALLAWHRRTTHAVMAALSEGFVATVLVLAERAGIEVNWQPSGSAEGGCLKDLQVPAAPVSSEAAWVAALQYKSRELGRFMAV; encoded by the coding sequence ATGAGCCAGTACTACGACATAGGCGACGAGACCCTGTGGAACCCATCGAACGGGGCCTCCCGGCTGTTCCTGGGCCAGGTGAGCCTCTACCAGGCGGAACTGGGTCTGCCGTCCGGTATCGGACCGATGCAGGCTGACGAGTGCCAGATCGACCCCGTCGTGTTCGAGGAGTTCGTCGACGCCCTGCTCGCGTGGCATCGGAGAACAACCCACGCAGTCATGGCTGCCCTGTCCGAGGGCTTCGTCGCCACGGTGCTGGTCCTGGCGGAAAGGGCAGGCATCGAGGTGAACTGGCAGCCATCAGGCTCTGCCGAGGGCGGCTGCCTCAAGGATCTCCAGGTGCCGGCTGCCCCGGTTTCCTCTGAGGCGGCTTGGGTGGCTGCCCTTCAGTACAAGTCGCGCGAGCTGGGCCGATTCATGGCGGTCTGA
- a CDS encoding site-specific integrase, translating into MLLFFTSRRKVWKVGTVAGLGPGQLSELFERRRVSDGMPVLLNHTMRPVEPLCSWFRRLAMDRLAPKTMKAYAHTALMLINFLHKRQLDLRSATEQDIRDFEACRREDGHTTVEDAT; encoded by the coding sequence GTGCTGCTGTTCTTCACCAGCAGGCGGAAGGTCTGGAAGGTCGGCACGGTCGCCGGGCTCGGCCCCGGTCAGTTGTCGGAGCTCTTCGAGCGACGGCGGGTGTCGGACGGGATGCCGGTGCTGCTGAATCACACGATGCGTCCGGTCGAGCCGCTCTGTTCCTGGTTCCGTCGGCTGGCGATGGACCGCCTTGCCCCGAAGACGATGAAGGCGTACGCCCACACGGCGCTCATGCTGATCAACTTCCTGCACAAGCGGCAGCTGGACCTTCGATCCGCGACTGAGCAGGACATCCGGGACTTCGAGGCTTGCCGGCGCGAGGACGGCCACACAACGGTCGAAGACGCGACGTGA
- a CDS encoding site-specific integrase, protein MEIGHVAARPWRPVRGSVSLGSGIAQDVRVRHMELEQYLFCRDVGFGGLSPTAEVDGAFRGCFPLRNRAASELALLTGMRIEEWSTLLQPELGLEAGKRPRSWDVDLAECAKGRRPRSVYIPAGAMEMLDPYLLIERPEIVAAAQRTLRRRHRELFVVDRLEADGTRVRGVLDGVTITRPIKTLKPELRRIAVLETGDGLDPMALLVGRGGLMLTLSGWDRVRWRAWERMKLSAGHARAPVMPRRCWVFHDWRHTFALRLLIFLTREVLRDAAAQQLPMSTLLDHMTGNPLLVVQRRLGHASPATTYRYVRYLKDPMREVDDAFREWTAAGGASYVSIARRLLDLEEHGAAQG, encoded by the coding sequence GTGGAGATCGGCCACGTCGCCGCCAGGCCCTGGCGGCCCGTCCGAGGCAGCGTCTCGCTGGGCAGCGGCATCGCGCAGGACGTCCGCGTGCGCCACATGGAGCTGGAGCAGTACCTGTTCTGCCGGGACGTCGGCTTCGGCGGCCTGTCACCGACCGCCGAGGTGGACGGCGCGTTCCGTGGATGCTTTCCGCTCCGCAACCGGGCAGCGAGTGAGCTCGCTCTGCTGACCGGCATGCGAATCGAGGAGTGGTCGACGCTGCTGCAGCCAGAGCTCGGCCTGGAGGCGGGGAAGCGGCCGCGATCCTGGGACGTCGACCTCGCGGAGTGCGCGAAGGGGCGTCGGCCGCGCTCGGTCTACATCCCGGCTGGCGCCATGGAAATGCTCGACCCGTACCTGCTGATCGAGCGGCCGGAGATCGTGGCGGCCGCGCAGCGCACGTTGCGGCGACGGCACAGGGAGCTGTTCGTCGTGGACCGGTTGGAGGCCGACGGCACGAGGGTGCGCGGGGTGCTGGATGGGGTCACGATCACGCGGCCGATCAAGACGCTCAAGCCCGAGCTGCGACGGATCGCCGTCCTGGAGACCGGGGACGGCCTGGACCCGATGGCCCTACTGGTCGGCCGGGGCGGGTTGATGCTCACGCTGTCCGGGTGGGACCGGGTGCGGTGGCGCGCATGGGAGCGGATGAAGCTGTCGGCCGGGCACGCGCGGGCGCCGGTGATGCCTCGCCGGTGCTGGGTCTTCCACGACTGGCGGCACACCTTCGCGCTGAGGCTGTTGATCTTCCTGACTCGGGAGGTTCTGCGCGACGCGGCGGCTCAGCAGCTGCCGATGTCGACCCTGCTGGACCACATGACCGGTAACCCCCTGCTGGTCGTCCAACGGCGACTCGGACACGCCAGCCCGGCAACGACCTACCGGTACGTCCGGTACCTCAAGGACCCGATGAGGGAGGTCGATGACGCCTTCCGGGAGTGGACTGCGGCGGGCGGGGCCTCCTACGTCTCGATCGCCCGCCGCCTGCTGGATCTGGAGGAGCACGGTGCCGCGCAGGGGTGA
- a CDS encoding DUF4241 domain-containing protein: protein MEWVGDARLAAGPEATWYLEAAFTPGAHLGTVYDDPTTPVVVTGVEEVTSIRIPSGRLVVDAPWDDDEFWEYERGLPGRPPRELAVRIPPGVYRVEIAWTAGPYEFMGEHLDGVVCAATRLCISDDPVVGWEMGLSVEDDIARLQPRHIGRFFSDANVGCFADAGAWTTLSAPFRTFADGVPAPRDSEQLAGGCERVCDESQQADLVTFMAESGGVVWLGRTKTGEVAAIVVTSGLHDAKA from the coding sequence GTGGAGTGGGTCGGGGACGCGCGGCTGGCGGCAGGGCCTGAGGCCACCTGGTATTTGGAGGCGGCTTTCACGCCCGGTGCTCACCTGGGGACGGTGTACGACGATCCGACGACGCCGGTAGTGGTGACGGGTGTTGAGGAGGTGACGTCGATCCGCATACCGAGCGGCCGACTGGTCGTCGATGCGCCGTGGGACGACGACGAGTTCTGGGAGTACGAGAGGGGGCTGCCGGGTCGGCCCCCGCGTGAGCTGGCGGTGCGCATTCCTCCGGGCGTCTACCGGGTGGAGATCGCGTGGACGGCGGGCCCGTACGAGTTCATGGGCGAGCACCTTGACGGCGTTGTGTGCGCCGCAACGCGGCTGTGCATCAGCGACGACCCTGTCGTCGGATGGGAGATGGGCCTGAGTGTCGAGGACGACATCGCCCGGCTTCAGCCAAGGCACATAGGCCGCTTCTTCTCCGATGCCAATGTCGGCTGCTTCGCCGATGCGGGCGCGTGGACGACTCTGTCCGCGCCGTTTCGCACGTTCGCCGACGGGGTCCCGGCCCCTCGCGACTCCGAGCAGTTGGCCGGCGGGTGCGAACGGGTATGCGACGAGTCGCAGCAAGCCGATCTGGTCACGTTCATGGCCGAGTCCGGGGGCGTCGTCTGGTTGGGCCGCACGAAGACCGGCGAGGTGGCGGCGATCGTCGTCACCAGCGGCCTGCACGATGCCAAAGCATGA
- a CDS encoding IS5 family transposase (programmed frameshift): MGRGERGGLSDAEWERLRPFLPVSNGRGGRWRDHRQVIDGILHRVRTGVHWRDLPERFGPWKMVYERHRLWSADGTWERLLQQLQAAADAAGEIDWDVSVDSTIVRAHQHAAGARTELPPALTAQKGDEALEHQDETPWQSLVDRLVEVVLEEGLGRSRGGFTTKIHLSADGRCRPLSLIVTPGQRADCTQFAPVLEKIRVPRPGSGRPRKKPDSVAADKAYSNGPCREYLRRRGIRHTIPEKADSRSARLRKGSRGGRPPGFDEERYKKRNTVERAVNRLKNFRAVATRYDKRGYVFLGTVSAAAVIVWLRS; encoded by the exons ATGGGGCGGGGTGAACGCGGTGGCCTGTCGGACGCGGAGTGGGAACGGTTGCGGCCGTTCCTGCCCGTCAGCAATGGTCGGGGCGGGCGGTGGCGCGACCACCGCCAGGTGATCGACGGGATTTTGCACCGGGTGCGGACCGGGGTGCACTGGCGCGATCTGCCGGAGCGGTTCGGGCCTTGGAAGATGGTCTACGAGCGCCATCGGCTCTGGTCTGCGGACGGCACCTGGGAGCGGCTGCTGCAGCAGCTCCAGGCCGCGGCCGATGCGGCGGGCGAGATCGACTGGGACGTCTCGGTGGACTCCACCATCGTGCGCGCGCACCAGCACGCGGCCGGCGCCCGCACCGAGCTGCCGCCGGCCCTCACCGCGCAAAAGGGGGACGAGGCACTGGAACACCAGGACGAAACTCCGTGGCAGAGCCTCGTCGACCGGCTGGTGGAGGTGGTGCTGGAG GAGGGCCTGGGGCGTTCGCGCGGCGGCTTCACCACCAAGATCCACCTGAGCGCGGACGGCCGCTGCCGCCCGTTGTCCCTGATCGTCACACCAGGGCAGCGGGCCGACTGCACCCAGTTCGCGCCGGTGCTAGAGAAGATCCGGGTCCCCCGGCCCGGTTCGGGTAGGCCCCGCAAGAAGCCGGACAGCGTCGCAGCAGACAAGGCCTACAGCAACGGTCCCTGCCGTGAATACTTGCGGCGGCGCGGCATCCGGCACACGATCCCGGAGAAGGCCGACAGCCGGTCCGCCCGCCTGCGCAAGGGATCGAGAGGCGGACGGCCACCGGGGTTCGACGAGGAGCGGTACAAGAAGCGCAACACCGTCGAGAGGGCCGTGAACAGGCTGAAGAACTTCCGTGCGGTGGCTACGCGGTATGACAAGCGCGGCTACGTGTTCCTCGGCACTGTCTCAGCTGCAGCTGTCATCGTGTGGCTCCGCTCATGA
- a CDS encoding HNH endonuclease family protein: protein MMGRSPTGRVWTMVFRLIVDGEYRNKDGCDTRKEVLIAEAVSAPMVGARCALAGGLWVSPYDDAVMQDAGLLDVDHVVPLAEAWDSGAGTWTAAERQAYANDLDEARALIAVSAKSNRSKADKDVAEWLPPAETYRCTYLADWTAVKTRWRLTVDQVEVDALHRLTADCPNEQLTVTRAR, encoded by the coding sequence ATGATGGGGCGCTCGCCCACGGGGCGTGTGTGGACCATGGTCTTCAGGTTGATCGTCGACGGCGAGTACAGGAACAAGGACGGCTGCGACACCCGCAAGGAGGTGCTGATCGCCGAGGCCGTCTCCGCGCCGATGGTGGGCGCGAGGTGCGCGCTGGCCGGCGGACTCTGGGTGTCGCCGTACGACGACGCGGTGATGCAGGACGCAGGGCTCCTCGACGTCGACCACGTCGTCCCCCTCGCCGAGGCTTGGGACTCCGGCGCCGGCACCTGGACCGCGGCGGAGCGGCAGGCCTACGCCAACGACCTGGACGAGGCGCGCGCCCTGATCGCGGTGTCCGCGAAGTCGAACCGGTCGAAGGCGGACAAGGACGTCGCCGAGTGGCTCCCGCCGGCCGAGACCTACCGCTGCACCTACCTCGCGGACTGGACTGCGGTCAAGACCCGCTGGCGCCTGACGGTGGATCAGGTGGAGGTCGACGCGCTGCACCGCCTGACCGCCGACTGCCCCAACGAGCAGCTCACCGTCACTCGCGCTCGCTGA
- a CDS encoding IS110 family transposase — protein MIYCGIDWAEKTHDVALVDDTGQLLAKRHITDDAAGYKLLLDLLAEYGDSDEEPIPIAIETSRGLLVAVLRTGKRQVFAINPMAAARYRDRHAVSRKKSDPGDALVLANILRTDMHAHRPLPKDSDLARAIAVLARAQQDATWNRQQMANQLRSLLREYYPAALAAVAPWQNGLCRPEARELLKLAPTPARAARLTRAQITAALKRAGRKRGIEAETERLREVLREDWAHQPALVEDALGKQMLALLGQLEAACTAVDDLAAAVEDAFPQDPDADVLLSFPGLGLQLAARVLAEIGDDRARFADARGLKAYASSSPVTRASGKKSSITRRLVKNDRLNHAGYLWAFSAPNGSPGARAHYRRRRDEHGDWHAAALRNLFNRMIGQLYHCLQQNKLFDEHMAFPAPPELAVSAA, from the coding sequence TTGATCTACTGCGGTATCGACTGGGCGGAGAAGACCCACGACGTCGCCTTGGTCGACGACACCGGTCAGCTGCTGGCCAAGCGGCACATCACGGACGACGCGGCCGGCTACAAACTCTTGCTGGATCTGCTCGCTGAGTACGGCGATTCCGACGAAGAGCCGATCCCGATTGCGATCGAGACGAGCCGCGGCCTGCTCGTCGCCGTCCTGCGGACCGGCAAACGACAGGTCTTCGCCATCAACCCGATGGCCGCCGCCCGCTACCGCGACCGGCACGCCGTCTCCCGGAAGAAGTCCGACCCCGGCGACGCCCTTGTCCTGGCGAACATCCTCCGGACCGACATGCACGCCCACCGGCCACTACCGAAAGACAGCGACCTGGCCCGCGCCATCGCCGTCCTCGCGCGCGCCCAGCAGGACGCGACCTGGAACCGCCAGCAGATGGCCAACCAGCTCCGCTCTCTGCTCCGCGAGTACTACCCGGCCGCCCTGGCGGCCGTCGCTCCCTGGCAGAACGGCCTGTGTCGGCCTGAAGCCCGCGAGCTCCTCAAGCTCGCACCCACTCCCGCCAGGGCGGCTCGGCTGACCCGTGCGCAGATCACCGCCGCCCTCAAGCGGGCCGGTCGCAAGCGCGGCATTGAAGCGGAAACCGAGCGACTCCGTGAGGTCCTGCGGGAGGATTGGGCTCACCAACCAGCCCTTGTCGAGGACGCACTCGGCAAGCAAATGCTTGCCCTGCTTGGGCAGTTGGAGGCCGCTTGCACCGCGGTCGACGACCTCGCCGCAGCAGTTGAGGATGCGTTTCCCCAGGACCCCGACGCCGACGTGCTCCTCAGCTTCCCTGGGCTCGGCCTTCAGCTCGCGGCCCGCGTGCTTGCCGAGATCGGCGACGACCGTGCGCGGTTCGCCGACGCCCGAGGCCTGAAAGCGTACGCCAGCTCCTCACCCGTCACCCGGGCCTCGGGCAAGAAGTCGAGCATCACCAGAAGACTGGTGAAGAACGACCGGCTCAACCACGCGGGCTACTTGTGGGCCTTCTCGGCCCCGAACGGCTCACCCGGAGCCAGGGCCCACTACCGTCGGCGGCGCGACGAACACGGAGACTGGCACGCGGCTGCCCTGCGAAACCTGTTCAACCGAATGATCGGCCAGCTCTACCACTGCCTACAGCAGAACAAGCTGTTCGACGAACACATGGCGTTCCCAGCACCGCCTGAGCTCGCGGTTAGCGCGGCTTGA
- a CDS encoding terminase gpP N-terminus-related DNA-binding protein → MDAHALRRQGWSISAIARHLGRDRKTIRAYLNGERVPEHRAQPPDAFVPFMDYCRQRLADDPHLWASALFDEVCELGYRGAYSTFTRALRRHQVRPHCEPCKAATGRDVAVIAHPPGEEIQFDWLELPDPPAAWGVGSHAHLLVGALAHSGRWRAVLAEAEDFPHLVQALDQVVRKLGGTARRWRFDRMATVCHPASGRVLPAFAAVAKYYPLTELLVTSLQVSDPLAGSSLGWP, encoded by the coding sequence GTGGACGCTCACGCGCTGCGTCGGCAGGGCTGGTCCATCTCGGCTATCGCCCGTCACCTGGGCCGCGACCGCAAGACGATCCGGGCCTACCTGAACGGCGAGCGCGTGCCCGAGCACCGGGCCCAACCGCCGGACGCCTTCGTGCCGTTCATGGACTACTGCCGCCAACGCCTCGCGGACGACCCGCATTTGTGGGCGTCGGCGCTGTTCGACGAGGTCTGCGAACTCGGCTACCGGGGCGCTTACTCGACGTTCACCCGGGCCCTTCGCCGCCACCAGGTCCGCCCGCACTGCGAGCCTTGCAAGGCCGCGACCGGCCGGGACGTCGCGGTGATCGCGCACCCGCCGGGCGAGGAGATCCAGTTCGACTGGCTGGAGCTGCCCGACCCGCCCGCGGCTTGGGGCGTCGGCTCACACGCCCACTTGCTGGTCGGGGCGCTCGCACACTCGGGCCGCTGGCGGGCGGTGCTCGCGGAGGCCGAGGACTTCCCGCACCTGGTGCAGGCCCTCGACCAGGTGGTGCGCAAGCTCGGCGGAACGGCCCGGCGCTGGCGCTTCGACCGGATGGCCACCGTCTGCCACCCGGCCAGCGGCCGGGTGCTGCCGGCGTTCGCTGCGGTCGCGAAGTACTACCCGTTGACTGAACTACTGGTGACGTCTTTGCAGGTCAGTGACCCTTTGGCGGGATCGTCGTTGGGCTGGCCATGA
- a CDS encoding site-specific integrase codes for MKSPRDLSVLSVPLVGELADTDDPWEPYRLVDPQGTSVEGVAVFLRDLQAAGRPATTARSYGMDLLRWFRFLWAVDVPWDRAERIEARDFSRWLQIAGQPSRRHWRRPDQAGRWVAGGKPYATSVRTHSETVLRTFYDFHRDAGTGPVLNPFPLDRSRRGRRAHAHRNPMDPPRNERVGLYRPRLPQRIPRSVPDAQFNEIFARLPSIRDRALVAFYVSTGARASELLSAWQGGVEPGRQLISVVRKGTGEVQELPASTDAFVWLRLYQLELEDVIPRGRRVPLWWTLRNPSRPLTYHAAHRMFERANSNAGTAATLHALRHTAAYRMAEDPGLPLTDVQFVLGHAQLTSTQIYLTPRKEEVIRRLLAHHAEQTRQAAARTAPAAAPGYSAEALDVLFGTAR; via the coding sequence ATGAAGTCACCGCGAGACCTGTCGGTCCTGTCCGTGCCCTTGGTCGGCGAGCTGGCGGACACGGACGATCCGTGGGAGCCCTACCGGCTCGTCGATCCGCAGGGGACGTCGGTTGAGGGAGTCGCTGTCTTCTTGCGGGACCTGCAAGCGGCCGGACGGCCAGCGACAACGGCTCGTTCCTACGGGATGGACTTGCTGCGCTGGTTCCGGTTCCTTTGGGCCGTCGACGTGCCGTGGGATCGCGCCGAGCGCATCGAGGCCAGGGACTTCTCCCGCTGGCTGCAGATCGCTGGGCAACCGTCCCGTAGGCACTGGCGGCGCCCCGACCAGGCTGGCCGGTGGGTTGCCGGCGGGAAGCCGTACGCGACGTCGGTCCGCACGCACAGCGAGACGGTGCTGCGGACCTTCTACGACTTCCACCGCGATGCCGGCACTGGGCCGGTCCTCAATCCGTTTCCGCTGGACCGCTCGCGGCGGGGCCGGCGGGCGCATGCTCACCGCAACCCGATGGATCCGCCGCGCAATGAGCGCGTCGGCCTCTACCGGCCCAGGCTGCCGCAGCGGATTCCTCGCAGCGTCCCGGACGCGCAGTTCAACGAGATCTTTGCCCGGCTGCCCTCTATCCGTGACCGGGCACTGGTCGCCTTCTACGTCTCCACCGGCGCGCGGGCCAGCGAGCTGCTGAGCGCCTGGCAGGGCGGGGTCGAACCGGGCCGCCAGCTGATCAGCGTGGTCCGTAAGGGCACCGGCGAGGTCCAGGAGCTTCCGGCCTCGACGGATGCGTTCGTCTGGCTGCGGCTCTACCAGCTGGAGCTGGAGGACGTGATCCCGAGGGGGCGACGGGTTCCGCTGTGGTGGACGTTGCGCAACCCGTCTCGGCCACTGACCTACCACGCGGCACACCGAATGTTCGAGCGGGCCAACAGCAACGCCGGCACCGCGGCGACGTTGCACGCACTGCGGCACACCGCCGCCTACCGCATGGCAGAGGACCCCGGTCTCCCGCTCACCGATGTCCAATTCGTTCTTGGTCATGCCCAGTTGACCTCCACCCAGATCTATCTCACTCCCCGCAAGGAAGAAGTCATCCGGCGACTGCTGGCCCATCATGCCGAGCAAACGAGACAGGCCGCCGCACGCACCGCACCTGCCGCTGCCCCCGGCTACTCGGCCGAGGCGCTGGACGTGCTGTTCGGGACCGCCCGCTGA